In the Lepidochelys kempii isolate rLepKem1 chromosome 3, rLepKem1.hap2, whole genome shotgun sequence genome, one interval contains:
- the COA6 gene encoding cytochrome c oxidase assembly factor 6 homolog, with the protein MSAPSMEERKACWGARDEYWKCLDENLEDASRCQKLRCSFESRCPQQWVKYFDKRRDFLKYKEQLQAGEFPGTTEKS; encoded by the exons ATGTCAGCACCATCAATGGAGGAAAGGAAGGCTTGCTGGGGAGCCAGGGATGAATACTGGAAATGCTTAGATGAAAATTTGGAAGATGCATCTAGGTGTCAGAAGCTTAGATGTTCTTTTGAATCTAGGTGTCCACAACAATGG GTAAAATACTTTGACAAAAgaagagactttttaaaatacaaagaaCAGCTTCAAGCAGGAGAATTTCCTGGGACTACTGAAAAGTCATAG